Below is a window of Culturomica massiliensis DNA.
AGAAGCCTTAAAGCTTCTCTCTGAGGTGGGTCCTGAGGGATTCGAACCCCCGACCCTCTGGGTGTAAACCAGATGCTCTGAACCAACTGAGCTAAGAACCCGTGCAATTCATTTTATTGCGGGACAAATGTAGTGCTTTTTTCTTTTTCTCCAAAACATCCGGTAAAAAGTTTACCAAAAATATTACATTTATATCTTTTCGAATTCTTTTATACCTTTACTGCCTTTAAAACATAAGCGTATGAATATCTGTGGGAGATCCGTCTGTTTCTTTTTATTATACTTACTCAGCCTCTCTGGCTCCGGAGAAACACCCTACTCTCCCGGAATAACTATTTCTTCGGATACGACGCTGACGTTTTCCGATACAATTGCCAAAACCATTCCTGCTCCCATTACATTCAGTTATAAAAATGTACGCGACTATATTTTCAATCAACTCAGCTATCCGCAAGCCGCCATCGACTCGACAATTCAAGGTACGGTCGTGCTTAAATTTACGATTATGCCCAGCGGGATAGTCGACAGTCTCCGGATCACCCAACCGGTCCATCCTCTTCTCGATGCGGAAGCATTACGCCTTTTCAAAGAAATGCCTCAATGGAAACCGGTCATATATCAGGGTAAACCCATTGCAGTTACTTATGAAATACCTGTCATATTTGAGTTAGTCGATCCGGAAAAGAAGTAGCATTTACTCCCGGTTTGTCATTTGAAAAATAAAAAAACACATTTCCCGGAAATGAAAAGATAAATTTTTAACATTGCCACAGGTAAATATTAATTTTATTTAACAATTCAACCCTTTTATATTTGAGAATAACCTCTACCTTTGCACCGTCTTTAGAAAAAGATTGTTTTTCATAAGTTTGTATGGTTTAGGTTAGTAGTTAGTAAATGTTTAAGGGTCGGTTTTCCGGCCCTTATCATTTTTTTATATACAAGCTTATTTCTCCCGTAAAAACAAATTGGAATCTATCGTTTAATACCCTATTTTTGCACCGGATTCAAACAGAAATCAAAAATACACCGGATTTCGGTACATTTATCATTTGTTAAATTCAGCACATATGAACGGAATCATCGAAATAGAAGGCATGGAATTTTTTGCATATCACGGTTGTTTTGAGGCAGAACAAATTGTCGGCAACAAATTCACGGTATATGCATGTTTACACTATGATTGCAGCCGGCCGGCCGAAAGCGACCAGATCACCGATGCCCTGAGCTATCAAACGGCTTATGAAATCATTGCCCGGGAGATGATGAAACGCTCCCATTTACTGGAACATGTGGGGCAGCGTATGTTAAATGCCCTGTACGAAACATTTCCTCAATTGACGTATGCCAAAATCAAAATTTCGAAGATGAACCCACCGTTAGGCGGTAAAATCGGCAGTACCAGCGTAACACTGGAAAAATAATTTTCCCGTACCTTTTTTTGGTAATTAATAAAAACGTCATATCTTTGCAACGCAAATCGCAACAAGGTCGGTTGGCCGAAAGGTTAGGCAACGGTCTGCAAAACCGTCTAAAGCAGTTCGATTCTGCTACCGACCTCGATAAACAAACAGCAATTATTTGGTAATCAAGTAATTGCTGTTTTTGTTTTACTGTGATTTGTCATTTTTGCACGACATTTGCACCACCAAAGAATAATTCAATAAAAAAAGCCGTATCCCTACTCATTTCTGACTAAAATTCATACCACCATCTGCAGAAAATGACAGGAAAAAGATAGTTTTTTCAGATTATGCAGTCTGTAAACAACGATATAAATCGACCTTAAAAAGATCAATCGTACATCAAAAGAGTGTCATTTGAATATTATCAAATACCATCCATAAGAAACTCGCTTGCCGGAATCATTTTAATTGTCATACCATTTTTTTCAAAAGTATCACTTTGATTAAGCGTGATGATCAACCCTTTTTGTAGTCCAAGATTCTGCATAGCTTTCAACAGGCCGTTATACTCCCTGTCGAAATTTTCATCATTTATCGTCAGACACACCTGTACGGCTTCTTTCAAAACATCCTTTTCCATCGTGATGGAAACCAGAATCCTGTTTCAAAAAAGTAGCTCTTTGCGAATCTATAACCAAAGCAATTTCGTCCTGTCTTATCATATCCGTAAATTCAAAATCATTTATCTTTCACTACAAAGACAGGAAATCTTTCAGTATGATGAAAGAATACTTTTAATCAAGTTGATATTTCAATCCCATAACCAAATTTCATCGATTTGGCAGAAGTTCCTGTCGATTGGGAAAAGCTGGAGCAAGCATCCACGGGGAAGCCTCCCGTTCCCAGCGTAAAACATTACGTCCGCATCAAGAAGAAGCCCTTAATAAAGCACATGAACACTTCAAAAGTTCGGGACATGACAGAGGCAAACTTATCATGGCCTGCGGAACGGGTAAAACATTTACCTCATTAAAGATTGCAGAACACGAAACCGAAGGCAAAGGACTAATCCTATTCCTGGTTCCTTCCATATCCTTATCAGGACAGACACTAAACGAATGGACGGCAGAGGCCAAACAACCGATCAACCCCATATGTATTTGTTCTGACAGCAAAATCACGCAGAAAAAAACCAAAAACGAGGATGATTCCGGTTTCAGCCTTGTTGATCTGGCCTTACCAGCCTGCACTGATAAATTTGCCGGTTTTAATTTTTGCTATCAATTAAACTTATAATTATACTTTAAATATAAAGTATAAAATATAAATTATATATATAATACATTATATTTAAATTATTAAAAACTACATTTTCAAACCTTCCCTTTTAGATTGTGAAACAATTGGTTTAGAAAGTAATAAATGCGTTTTTTCTATCGAATTCATATGTTCCGGACGTACTCCGGCATTTTTCGCATATTTCCTCCACTGTGAAACAACCTCGATCGTTTTATCAATAATCGTTTCAGGATGTGGAATGTTTTGACGTTTCCCAACTATTAACAGATCGTTATAATCAAATTTATCGCGTTTCCCATTAACAGACATCTGATGTTGTCCAATCCATCTCCCCCCCTCTGAATAGGCAAAAGACAAATCATACGCAGGGGCAAGAGACCATTTCCCATTCTTATCCATGAGAAACGAATGGTTCTTAGCATGGTCATCATGGTTACGGGCAACGACATTAAATACCATCCTTCTGAATAATTCGGAAATGTCTGCAGCAGGTAACCGAAGCATTCGTAAAATCTGAAAAGCCCGTTCATAAGATTGAGGTATATCCCGGTCCATATGTGCAATAGCACTTAGTGTTTGCATATGTATTTTATCCCCGCCATCGGTTCTGTCAAATCTCTTTGTCATAAAATGGGAATAATCGCCTTCTGACAAAAGAGAACTTTCCGACATATTTATGCCACAGTCTAATGCCATTTTATAATAAGCATATTCAACATTGCCTATGCCCATAGGATTATCACTCAATTTCGTGTTTTCTACGCCATCAAATTTAAGTAAATAATAGCCGAAACCTTCTGGCGCTTTTACCTGCCCGGATCGTACCTCTTTAGTTTTCGGATTATAGGCTATGATAGCCTTGGGCTTTGCCCCACCAGCCGAAGTCCCCACTTTCAATATATCGATAATCTTTTTATCAGCATTCTTTAAAGAAACCTGAAATGCTTCCCTCTCATTTAAGATCTTCTTCGCAAGTTCTGTCAATATATTGATTTCAATAACTGAAGAAGCCTCCAATTCAGCATCAAACGCTGCCGGGGAATATTCCAAAGCACCCATGGCTCTCTTACCTACGTAACAAAGCCTGTCTAAAGGAGTAATTTCTAGTCCCGGAATACCTTTGCTAATAAACCAATCCTCTATGATTTGGTTACCATACGCATCGGGTAGTGAATCTGCAATTAAACCAGGTAAACCTTTAAAGCATTTGTTTCTATTTTCCGGAAATATATACCTCTGCCCTTCTGCAGTCCTTAAAGGCATAACCAAAGGTGCAATTTCGAGAGAACTTTTTATAAATGATGGTTCGTACTCAAATATTGCAATATCTTTGTCCTTATCCCATACAAGAACACCCACATTACTGTCCCAAATTTTTACATCAACAATATTATTAGTCATTTTTGTTCATTTTTTTCCGTGCCCGGTATTTTTTTTTCCCCCTCATTTTTTTTAAAAGCACTGGACTTGGCAATGCTTCCGGAAACATTAATTCCAGTTTTTCCAACATATCCAAAGCCCGTAATATCCTGACAAAATGTTCTGTACTTACAGGCTTCCCTTTTTCCAAACGCTGTACAGTCGTCAGGCTTGCTCCACTCCACTCTGCAATATCTTTCTGAGTTATGTTACGTTCAAGACGGATTGCCTGTACCCTCCCTCCCATCTTTTCTAATATTTCCTGTTCACTAAGAAAAGTCCATTCCATTATATAATCTTTTCTTCAAAGATAAAAATAATACTTTAAATATAAAATAATATGCATATTTTATATATATAATAATTTATAATTAAAGTATTATATCTGTTTTATATTTTTCTTCCGGCTTTTTTGCCAACCTTTTCCCCTTTTGTAACTATTTGTGCAGGCACAAATATGTCAGCTTTTTGTTTCCGTTTCCCGACTTTTTGTTCTTCTAAATCCTTATCTTTTGGTTTTTCTTTTATACTATATGCCACCGAACTATATCCATATTTTTTTAAAACAAGGTTTTTTCTTCTTCAAATCTCTTTTCCCATTGTTCAGTCATTATCCCACTATCTAAAAATTTACTTACGCAATAAAGCGGGAAAGCCTATTCTTTTAAGAATGGGATGAGAGCGATTTTTATTTCATTTTTTGTTCATCAATATTTTTTTTGATAATGTTTTCAGAAATATGGCCAATGGTTTCTACGTAGAATGAACGTGTCCAGAGTGTAGATATTCGCGAACGAAGCGTTGCAAACTCATTTCCCAACACAAAAGAAGAAAAACCATTAAGTTGTGATACTATATGAGAAACTGAATCGGAAGGAGTGGCTTTGATAAACAGATGCAGGTGGTTTGACAGGATTTCTAAATTTTCTATATTCCATCCATTTTCATCTGCTTTCTGCATTAATAATTCTTTCAGTCTACACTCAATTTCACCAGTAAGTACTTTCCTTCTATATTTAGAACACCAGATAATATGATAATCTATATTGTATACACTCCCTGAATTTTATTTCCAACGATTATCCATAGATTTTTATTTACAAAAGGATTGAAAAATATGCGAATTAAAAATCAAACTAAACTTGCAAAAGTTATTGAATCTCGATATAAAACAAGGGAATGGGATAAAGAATGGTCAGTTATCACACATTTGACATATGTTTCGAAGATTGCTGTTTGCCGGAACTTCAATTCCCGAAATTTCAACGAAATAACTCAGATTTACGTATATTTGTCAAAACTTTTGAGTGCGAGTATCAATATTAAAGAAAGACTCTAGCTGAAATATGTCATTTTATTAGTGAAATATTCCATATCACAAATCTTCCTTATATGAAAAAAGCAGATAACAACTTTTTATCAGAACTGATGACAAAGGCCAATATGGGGTGGTGGGAAGCTGATTTAGAAAGCCAAAACTATATTTGCTCCGGATATATCTCGACATTGCTGGGATTAAAAGAAGACGGGGTTATCAGTTTCGACGACTTTAATAAACGCATAATCAAGGAAGAACAACACCATACAACGGTACATTCTTTTGACAACAACCAACAAATACCTGAAGTTGTTTATTTGCTGGATACCTGTAAGGGGGCAATTTGGATACGCAGTAAAATCTGTTTTCAAAGAACCGATGAAAACGGGAAAAATAAAATTTACGGTATAGCAGAAGCCCAGGACGGTCCTGATATGGCATCGGCATATCAAGCTTTGCAACGCAGTGAGCAAATTTTATACAACATATACAAGAATTTACCTGTCGGGATCGAATTATATGACAAGGACGGAATTCTGGTCGACTTAAACAATAAAGAACTGGATTTGTTTTATCTGGAGCGGAAAGAAGATTTATTGGGAATCAATATTTTTGACAACCCGATTTTTCCGGAAGAAATGAAAGAGAAGCTGAAGAAGAAAGAGGATGCAGATTTTACTTTCCGTTACGATTTCTCAAAAATCAACGGATATTATAAAACGAGGAAAAAGACAGGTACAATCGATCTTGTTACGAAAGTGACGGTTCTGTATGACAATAAAGGAAATCCGATCAACTATTTACTGATTAATGCAGATAAAACGGAAACAACCATTGCCTACAATAAAATACAGGAATTCGAAAGTTATTTTGAACTCGTAGGGGATTATGCCAAGGTGGGATACGCCAATTGCAATATTTTGACGAATGAAGGCTATGCTTTAAAGAGCTGGTATAAAAATATCGGGGAACAAGAAGGACGCCCGCTATCGGAAATCATCGGCATTTACGAGCATTTTCATTCCGAAGACCGGGCTGTGATCAATCAATTCATCAGCGATGTAAAAAAAGGGCAAGGCAACAAGCTGAGTCGTGAGGTAAGAGTTATCAGAGAAGACGGAAGTTATACATGGACACACGTCAATCTGCTACTGAACAAATATGCTCCACAAGATCATATCATCGAAATTATCTCTATCAATTATGATATTACCGAGTTAAAGAAAACAGAAGAACAACTTATCAAGGCCAAAAATAAAGCAGAACAATCCGACAGGTTGAAATCTGCCTTTCTCGCTAATATCAGTCACGAAATCCGTACCCCGTTGAATGCCATCGTCGGTTTTTCAAGTCTGCTCCCGAACCTGACCGATACGGAAGAACTCGAACTCTATTATACATTGATAGACCAGAATAATAATTTATTACTCAAATTACTCAATGATATTCTGGATTTTTCTAAAATAGAAGCCGGTCACACGGAACTTCACCCGGATTGGTTCAATTTATCGGATTTGATTGCTGAAACGATCGTTGAAAACACGCCCCATACTCCTCCCAATGTAAAACTTTTGTCTAAAATTCCAAAGCAGGACTATATCGTCGAACTTGACAGGCTTCAAACCAAACAAATCCTGAATAAGCTCATCTCTAATGCCCAAAAGAATACAATTCAAGGCCATATAGAAATCTCATATAAAACGAATAAGCAAAATGTCCAAATAAATGTTACGGACACAGGACACGGTATTCCGAAAGACAAATTAAAAATCATTTTCGAAAGATTTGAGAAACTGGATCCCTTCGCACAAGGTGTCGGGTTAGGGCTACCTATCATCAAATCCATCGTCGATATGATGAAAGGGAATATCACTGTTGACTCAAAAGTCGGAGCCGGCAGTACATTTAAAGTAACATTACCTTGCCGGATCAAAAAAGCAAACGAGTCGGTATCAGGCAATTTTTAAGCCGGAAATAATTACCGAATGTACATCACATCATTTTCAGGCCATGAGACTCCGTTCTGCCTGTAAGTGCAGCGCCGAATTAAAACGAAGCAGATATCCGGAGAAAATACACTCAATGATTACAGTGCAATTTACCGTATTTACCAATCAGGCCGCAGTAAATAAAACTTAAAGTCAGGACAACGCCCATAAGATAATAAAATCTCCATTCGTGAAGCCACTCGTAACCCACAAATATCAATATTTGCAATACCATATAGATCGTTGCGACATATGTGTGAGGCCATTTCAATTCGTTTGCCAGCAACTGATAGGCATGTTTCCGGTGTGCCTCGAATATGTTTTCACGCAGAATAATGCGGTGAACGATCGTCAGCAAACTGTCTATTCCATATACAACTAACAGAATCATATAGCTCAAATCCTGGGTCCGGAGAATCAGTTTCCCCAATATAAACAAGATCACAAAGGCCATACTTACGGAACCGACATCACCGGCAAAGCATTTCGCTTTTTTTCTGAAATTGAAAAAATTAAAGACCAGCAACGACAAACCTGTCACGTAAAGTAAACCGGGATCGATAAATGATACGACGTACCGGTCGATATACCAAAACATTCCGATAACGGCAAGGCTGTAACCACCTGTTATGCCGTTGATCCCGTCCATAAAATTATAAGCATTGATAATCCCGATGCAAAAGATTAAAACAAGGAATAAATAATACCAGGATAAGGAAAACAGTTCCCATTGGTAAAATAATAAGAGCATGGCGGTCATGTGAAATAACAACCGTTTTTTTTGAGATACTCCCCGGATATCGTCGACGAAGCTCACTCCGGCAATCAGCAGAAGCCCGGAAACAAACCAGAGATATTCAAATCCGTTACTGAAAAAATAGATTAAAATTCCCACAGAGAATACAATGCCGCCTCCCCGTAAAGTGATCCGGGTATGAGAACTTCTTTCGTTCGGCTTATCGATGATATTAAAATTGTCGGCTAGACGAAAATATAAAAGTTCTGCCGATAATAAAGTAATAAGTAAAATAAAGTAGTACATATCATTGGATTTACCGGAAACTACGAATGGTTTTTCTTAATCCCTCTTTGGCACTGACGGGCATATACCGGATATTTAGTACCTGCTTTAACTTTGTATTGGAAACGACATAATTTTCCGTCAGCTTGGCCAGCCTCTCCATGTTCAGGGGAAGATGCAGGAATCCACCCACCCGGGCACAGCCTTTCATCAGATTTTTATTGATTTTCCAGATATGAGGCAATTTTGTGAGTTCTTCACACATCAGTTCAATCAATTCATTCGTTGAAACGGCTTCGTCGTCCGCCATGTGATAAATGCCGGAAACCACGTTACGGGCGAGCAATTCTTCAATCACGTAACTGAGGTTGTCGATGGAAGTAAACGACCGTCTGTTATCAAAATCTCCCAAAGGCCAGGGCAGTCCTTTTTTCACCACCTGATACAAAAGATTCAGGTTCCCTTTATTGCCCGGGCCGTGTATCATACAGGGACGCAGGATATATACTTTTTTTCCGCAGTGTGCCGGGGAAGATACCGCCAGTTTTTCCTGAATATACTTTTCGGCAGCGATCTTACTTTCCCCGTAGGGACCTTTAGGAACCGGAATAATATCTTCCGTCAGTACCTCTCCCACCACAAAGTCGGCCGCCGCTTTTACGGAACTGAAAAAGATAAATTTCCGGGCCTCAGAAGCTAAAAAATAATCGAAGACTTTTTGAGTCAAGCCCGTATTGATATCGAAATACTCCTGCGCCCTGGTCCGTTTTTTTGTATCGTGCGCCTTTCCTGCCAAATGGATAATTGCATCGACGGACGGCAATTGTCCGGTTTCCAGGTCGTTCCAGGAATAAGTCTTTACAATCCCCTCTTTTTCAGGGCTGACGATATCCAACCCGAATAACCGATGTTCCCGACCTAAGGACGCGACAAGATTAGAGCCCACAAAACCGTGGACTCCGGTAAGTAAAACATTCATAAAGCCTATCAATTAAGTAACCGTTTTAAATTAACCATGCATTTCAATGTTTTAACAGTGTGTAAACAAGATGCATAGGGAAATATGAAATAAGTCAACGGACTTATTCATTTGAAGCGACAAGTCCCGAATAGATTTTCATGTGTTTTTCCACCACTATTTTCAGGGAAAACTGCTGTTCGGCCAACAAACGGGAATGCCGCCCGAACTCTTTTCTCAACCCGCCGTTCCTCACCAGTTCCAATATGGCCTTTGCCAGCATCCGGAAGTCTTTGGCCGGCACTAAAAAGCCGTTCCATCCCTCCCGGACACATTCCCTACAGCCGGGTACATCCGTCGTGATAACGGGCCGCCCCACTGCACAAGCTTCTATCAATGACTTGGGCAATCCTTCCCGGTAAGAAGGCAAAACAACGATGTCACTTTCCCGGTAAACCGCATACATATCCTTCCGGAATCCGATCCATTCCACATATCCGGGGTCCAGCAAAGGGAGTAAATCTGCCTCTTTCAAAACAGCCAGATTCCCCTTATCGCAGTCCCCAGCCAAAAGGAACACGGCTTTCCCGGCGCTCTCCTCCCGTATCATCCGGGCCGCGCCGATAAATTCCATGACCCCTTTGTCCCGTAATATCCGGGCCGGAAATAAAATATGCAATTTCTTTTTCTCCTCCGGCGGCGTCTCCCTGAACAGGTCCAAATCGACACCCGAACCTTTGATCAGATGTATATGGGAAGCAGGCACAAGGTGAAGCCCGGAGATCATTTTCACATCGTCGGGATTTTGCAGGATAAAAGAAAAATGACGGCTTTTAAACGCTATACGGATTAAAAAACGAATCATTTTCTGCACAACACCGTTACGTCCGTCCGTAAAATTATAGCCCAAACCGCTGATGGCATTCACCACCTTCCGGGAAAAAGTCAGTTTTGCGGCCAAAGAACCCAGCAATGCGGCCTTCAAAGTGATATGGTGTATAACGTCCGGACGGTAAATCCGGTAATATTTACAAAGCAGCCACAGGCATTTCAGTTCGTGAAAAGGATTCCGGCCGGATCTTTCAAAAGGAATAGCGATAAAACGGATTCCGGCAGCTTCCAGTTCTTTCCTCCTTCCGGTATCCGCCGTAAGCAAATACACCTCATACCCATCCTTTAAGGCCTGTAAAGCCAACGGAAGCCTGTGGGATATAAAAAACCAGTCTACATTGACCACAAAAAAAAGTTTCATAAATTCGAAATTCAGAAAATAAAAATCCCTGCCGGGAAACCGACAGGGCAACTCTTAACCTATAATATAACAATCGTTACATCAAAAAACGAAAAGCCGGAACAACCTCGATTTTAAAGTTATCTATCTCAAACCAATCTTCCTGCGACAAAGTAACAACCATTCCTTCCGAAAGCCGGTAAGTTCTCAAAGCATCCGTCAAACCTGCAAATTCACGTTCCCGGTTATCGGTATTCAAGTTCAAACACACCTGAACAGCTTTTATAACCTCCCCTCTATCCAGTACGATAAAATCGCATTCTCCTATCCCTCTATGGTAATATATATCTTTATACTTCATGCGTAAAAAATTATATACCATATTCTCCAACTTGTGTCCTTCGTCTCCTTTAATCTTACGTACGTTAGCCATCACAAGTCCTAAATCCGCTGCATATATTTTTTTGGGATTCACAGCCTGCCTCTTCAAAGAATAATCAAACATAGGCACAAAACTGAACAAATAACTTTGTTCCAAATGAGACAAATATTCTAATACGGTAGTTACAGAACCTATGCCTGAGGGCTCTCGTAATTTATTGGCAGAAGTAAGATTCCCTATATTAGCTAATAAATACAATGTCAAACGTTTCAAGCTTCTGACATCTTTTATTCCAAACCTGATCGCAATGTCTCTCACCAGAATATCTTCCAGAAGAGCCACCAGAATTTCCTCTAATCCGGTTTTCAGGAATTCGGGGAATCCTCCCATTCTCATGTATTCTTTCACTGCTTCCTCATCCGCTTTATAATCTTTAAAGCAGCAAAATTCAGAAAAAGAAAATGGGAACAATTCCGTTGTAAGATGCCGCCCTGTCAAACTGGTTCCCAACTCTCTGCTCAATAATGATGCATTGGAACCCGTTACAAAAACCCGGAAATTTTCATCCAATTTCTGACGCACGTATCTTTCCCACCCTTTTATAACCTGAATTTCATCAAAAACCAGTACCCTACATCCCGCTTCAGCGATCACAACATCCAGTTTCTGAAAATCAGAAATCTCAAAATCATAAAGCCGGGGATCATCAAAATTAACATAAAAAGCATTGGAATGCTTTTCCCTCAATAACTGATTTAATAATGTACTTTTCCCACACCTGCGAATTCCTGATACAATTAAAACATAATTTTCCACATCAGGCAAAGCCGCCAATCGTTCCCGCCTCATTCCAACATCCTTCAATGCAAGTGAATTTTGTTGATGTTGTATGATTATTTCTAAAAAATCCTGTTGTATCATATAAAACAAAGCTTTAATACAACAAAGATAATAGTTTCCATTTACATTGGAAAGTAGTTTCCAATATAAATGAAAACCTTATACAATGATTGCCCGAGTTCAAAGTAAATCCCCAAGCCTCAAATAAGCCGATGGAATCTCCCGGGACAATTTACAATCTGCCGTCTACATTTTCTTTGGCCAGAAAACCTTTGACATCAAATACGACACGCTTTTCACAGGTGAGTTTTCCAGTATCCAATCCGGTAAACTGCCGGTGGGCAACGGCCAGCACAACAGCGTCAAATTGTTCCTCCGGCAATACATTTTCCACCTGAAGCCCGTATTCTTTCCGGGCAATCCCGGGATTCACCCAGGGATCGTAAATCGTCACACACACATTATAGCTCTGTAAAGCCCTGACAATATCCACGACTTTGGTATTCCTTACATCCGGACAGTTTTCTTTAAACGTAAAGCCCAGTATCAGAACTTTGGCCTCCAGCACCTGTATTCCCTTTT
It encodes the following:
- a CDS encoding ATP-binding protein gives rise to the protein MIQQDFLEIIIQHQQNSLALKDVGMRRERLAALPDVENYVLIVSGIRRCGKSTLLNQLLREKHSNAFYVNFDDPRLYDFEISDFQKLDVVIAEAGCRVLVFDEIQVIKGWERYVRQKLDENFRVFVTGSNASLLSRELGTSLTGRHLTTELFPFSFSEFCCFKDYKADEEAVKEYMRMGGFPEFLKTGLEEILVALLEDILVRDIAIRFGIKDVRSLKRLTLYLLANIGNLTSANKLREPSGIGSVTTVLEYLSHLEQSYLFSFVPMFDYSLKRQAVNPKKIYAADLGLVMANVRKIKGDEGHKLENMVYNFLRMKYKDIYYHRGIGECDFIVLDRGEVIKAVQVCLNLNTDNREREFAGLTDALRTYRLSEGMVVTLSQEDWFEIDNFKIEVVPAFRFLM